Sequence from the Nerophis ophidion isolate RoL-2023_Sa linkage group LG10, RoL_Noph_v1.0, whole genome shotgun sequence genome:
TGTACCGATTCCTGAGCCTCATCTggccactcactcactcactcactcactcacttacttacttactcactcacttactcactcactcactcactcactcactcactcactcactcactcactcactcactcactcactcactcactcactcactcactcactcactcactcactcactcactcactcactcactcactcactcactcactcactcacgccGTTCCTGGGTCACACTATGTGACAGTGGTGAAGTTACGGCCTCGGATGGCACACCAGGCTGTGAAAACGTCCCTGCAGAGAGGAAAACGTTAGAATGCCAATTAAAGTAGCTATTTCTTCCTTGTTTGAATGTGGACTAACCTGCAGTGTGTGGCAACACACTCGTTGCTGCAGTACTCTTTGTCCCAGTCTTTGCTCTCCACTGCCGGGTTGGTGCAGCCGGCGCGTACACAAATATTTGGATGGGCGGCTGTCGTGACGGAAGGTCTGGGCGCAACGTTCACCTCCACCTGCATCTGACACACAAGCACTCATTGGAATCATTATTAGCAACATCCTCCAATGGTCAAACAAAACTGCGCTTACCCCCTCCTCCGCTTCCACCACTTCTACTTTTGTCCCCATGGCAGCTAAATCTCCCACCTCCATCGCCACATCTGACGTTTTGGTCACCGACGTCACAATTATCGGCTCGCAAGAATCTAATTGGCGAGCCGCCGGGACTACTTTGATCTGCAGGGGAGGAGGAGCCATGGCGGCGGCAGCGCCCCCTCCTCGAGGTTTAGCCTGTAGTGGGGGCGGAGCCTGGGCGTGCAGCATCTGCTGCAGCCGCGGCGGTGGGGGGGTGTTCTGCATCTGCTGCAGTGGTGGCGGTTGGCGCGGCGACGAGGCAGGCATCGCCGTGACAGAGACGGCACCGGAGGGCAGCTGCAACTGCTTGATGATGATCTTGGTGACAGTGGGAGGGCTGGGGGTAGCTACGGCGGCAGGTGGAGGTTGTGGTTTGATCGCGCCTGTGCGGGACCGCGTAGTGACCTGAGGCAGGTCTAGGATGATGTTGGAGGTGCAGATGTTGGTGATAGTGTTCTCCTCGGGGTTGTAGTGCTGGGCCCTTGTGGGACGGGCGGCAACAGCAGTTGCTGGAGCGGCTCGACGGGGTGGCGAAGGTTTTGAGTCCAATACTTCAATGGGAGCCTGGAGAGAGTGACACACAATATAACAACATGCACATTGAATTTTCATCAAAAACTAAAAAAACCCACCTGAGAATTTAGACCGGCTCTGTATGCCGCAAGTGCTTTCAAGTAATCCTTCTTGGCAAGTTCATTTTTCCTCTTGTAAACCTTTGAAAAAGGGGAGAGACAAGGCTTTTGTCACGTGCGTAAGAGTGGACAGACAGCACCATATTATTGACCAACTCTGGCCATAAGAGGGTATCAAACTGATCCACAAATCAGTAACTTTCTCATACTGGCCAAATCTACTAGATTagatatcaaataaaaataaaaaccccTCTGATCTGACAAAACGTCCAAGCTATCACCCAAATGTCAAAACGACCAAATAAATTCTCAGTTTAACACTGCACGACATGCCGTAAACAGAGATTCAGCGGCTGTATTGCAATATAGTTAGCTAACAGCTGctggagcaggggtcgggaacctttttggctgagagagccataaaagacaaatattttaaaatgtatttccgtaagagccaattcatattttttttaacactgaatacaactaaatgcatgcatttttttaagtaaaaccaacatttttagagtataataagtctctaattctttttaataacattgttatttattgaacaggtgcggtagaaaacggatggatggattaaaatgcatgagaatattttatattttgaacgttatttttaacattgtgattaccagcggaattatttattacttatcgtgttaagcaatgtcagctaagatatatctgagagccagatgcagtcatcgaaagagccacatctggctctagagccataggttccttacccctgtgcTAGAGCGTCAGTCAATTAGCCTTGCAATGTTGTCATCTCAGCTGTGTGAGTTACTTTACATGGATGGAAGAGAAAAGTAGCAGAGTGCAATTTTGTTTGGCGCAATTGTCTCAGGTGGCGATAGCAATGGACATTTTTACACCACAAATTTGAATTAGATCATCACGCTAAAAGGTATTTGGTTAGTGCTAAAAAGAAAACGGTCATTCAATCCATTACTTTACTGGAAAACTTCCATGTGCACGTTTAAAAAGTGTGGAGTGTGAGAGGCTCTTCAGCAGAGCCTCGATGATATTTTATGATGTTGAAGTGAcaaatgaatatatttttttatttaacttagaAATGTTGTTAAAATGATGGATACTCATGTTAAAAAAtgccaaagcatcaaatcataTGCGTGAGCTTGCACGCAGCCAGAAACGATGTCTCCCTCTCAGCTTCAGGTTGTGACTAAACATATATACCGGTATACTATTTTCATCTAATCTTGGCATCTGCTTAATAACACTGACATGTGACATGCAATGTCATAAATGCTGTTAAAAACGACTTTTGTTATGCAGGGTCTGGATTGATaggaattataattatttttaattggTTTAAAATATTTCAACTTTTGTTTTGCCGGAATTGTATTTCAAATCTTAACAAGTCGATTAGAAGGTTGATATCAGTCTGTGTCGCTTGCTATCAGTTGATACAACTAAGTCTGGCTCAATGATACATTTTACTCGACAATATATTGTCCCTCAAATTATTTCAGATAATCATAAACATTTTCAGCTTTAATTTGAGACCAAATAAGGCACTAATGTAATCATGTCATATAATTCTAATTATGCATGTAACCTTGTCTAAcgcaataacgtttttttttgttttttttattagtattttttaccATTGAATTGGTCAGGGTCAAGAATGTTTTGATCATCCTGAGTATgtaaacaatacaaatacaatttgACTCTCAATTTATGTTAGCAAAAATTGCACTAAAATAAATACTGAATATCTGGAAGTGCAGTTATTCCCCAACTGGAAAAACTGGGTGGGTTGTTTTTTAGCCATCACTTTCCAACAAATTTGCATACCGTCCATGTGGATGGGCTAATTTTGTTTATTCGGTTGGAAGCCAAAATATTCCGATAAGGGGATTGATCGTTGACTTTGCAATCTTTGTTGTTTTCAATTTTTGCTTCTTCCGGGTGACTGGCAAGGCTATGTCGCTGTCAAAAGCTCACAGTCCTGCCTCCATTcacagagacaaagattgtggatgactaccaagaACTTTCACTGCGTTTAATTCTGCTATTCCAAAACACTCAGGCACTGAGAGCGATCCACAGACTTAAACCTCTGGCACTCTGTTTGGAAGCTAGAGATGAAGAAAGTAAACGCACACAGACGTGGAAATTTTTCCAACGTCGGCGCAATTATCGAGTTTATCTTAcgattaatgtatttattaatcgTCCAGGCCTATATACATCGTTGCAGTATTGATATCGGGCTATCCCTAGTCCCCATTGTCCCAAAAGCCGTAGATTTAGGAGATAAAGGCATTGTATTTAATTGCCTTGGTCAAGGATCCTAAAAATAAGAATGTGAAGTTAATCCTGGGTCAAAAGAATCGAATAATACGATTTCGTCCGGATAATACTTGGTTTGACATTAAAGCTTTACATCATGAAAAGGCAAAATTGTGCATGAAAAAAGGCAACATCCTCTGAAGACCAATTACGTCATACAAGTCTaaaggaagtcaaacaccaataaacaatataaaacaataGCATCATCCACGATGTGAAATCTTACTTGCTTCTGCTCCTCCCCGAGGCTGTCCCACATGGATGCCACTATCTTGGACACTTCCCCAAACGTGGCGTTGGGGTTTTGTCCCTTGATGGCCGCCTGAGTGTCACTGAAGAAAAGAGCGTATGCCGACACGGGCTTCTGCGGCTCATTGGGGTCTTTCTTTTCCTCCTTCTTTTTCCTTCCCCTCTTTCCAGCACCGCCTCCTTTCCGGCCGATGGCTGTAGAGATGCCAGCAGACGGGGCAGACAATGGTGCATCGGCCAGAGTGGGGTCAAGGGACATGACCCCGGCAGAGTAGGCCGGAGTGATGGGGGACTCCACCAGGATGCTCTGATGGCAGGGACAGAAAACGTCATGCAGGAAGCGGTCGATTTAGAAAGATAGAGATCACGAGGGAATCTTACCCTTCTGAAGTCGTCCATGTCATCATCCTGCAGCGAGCTGGTGGGTGACGCCGTAGCCGACAGACGATTCTCCGGCGACTCAGGGCGCTGAAGAATATTCCCTGCACCCAAGCCAAGCCCAAGTTGAGCGCTGAGCTCCGACTGGTCGATGGTGGTTAGCTGGTTGGAGCCCAGCAGGCTTTGACTCATGTCTCCAAGCGGAACATCGATCGTGACCGGCGACGAGCTGCTGAACTGGGACCCGATGGGATGGCCCAGATCCTGCAGGAGGAGGAATATTTTTTTGTGTCTGAATCCAGAGCATGGACATTTCATGCCATCCTCACCATGCCCAGCGACGACCCCAGTAGAGCGCCTCCAGATTGGTTGATGACCCCAAGACTGAGGTGCTCCAGCCCCTGCGAGGGTGGGtggacgaaagttgatgcgaaggACGGGTCGTCACCTTCCACCACAGCGTTCCTGGGCACCACCACACTGTCGGAAGTGCTGGTGTCTGACAGCTCCCCGAAGTGAGACACCACATCGGAGACGGTAAGTGCCGAATCAGGGTCCAGGGAGATGGGCGGGATTTCAAACTCCTCATCGCCCAGACTGGGAGTGTGGAACGTCTGGATTGAGACGGGACGAGTCAGTTTTAACACTCCTTACCacattcaataataataataataataataataataataatggattagatataaatcgcgcttttctattgttagatactcaaagcgctcacagagaagtggaaacccatcattcattcacacctggtggtggtaagcgacatctgtagccacagctgccctggggtaaactgacggaagcgtggctgccagtttgcgcctacggcccctccgaccaccaccaatcattcattcaccatttattcaccagtgtgagcggcaccgggggcaaagggtgaagtgtcctgcccaagtacacaacggcagcgatttttttggatgtcaataggtgggaagcgaacctgcaaccctcaggtttctggcacgtccgctctacccactacgccatgccgcccctgagATGACATGGCTTACTTACTTCTGATGGAGCGAGGAAGGGGTGGCCTGACCCTGAAATAGTCAGGTAGTTGTCACTGCCTCCCGGGAACTGAAAGACAGGGAGGGGAGTCAGTTAAAAAAGCAAGTTACTGGGTTTGAAACTGCGCTAGAAGAACTGTGTGTTCTCCTGCTTCATCCCatactccaaaaacatgcatgttggtAAGTTTGTTGAGGCCAATTATTTGTAGGCGTGAGTGGGTTTGTCTGTGTGTCCTGTGTTTGACAGGTGAccagtccaaggtgtaccccgcctctcgCCCTAAGCCAGCTGGGACAGGGTCCAGATCACCCGTGACCCTCATGGGAACAAGCACCAAacaaaaattgatggatggatgcttgcatATTTTGTTCGAATGACAAATGGCTGTCAAGCCTCACAGCTCAATGAAATCACCTTGTTGTCAGAGTCAAATCCGTTGTAGGTCTGCGGGTCCAAGAACTCTGGATCACCATCGTGCTGCCCGGTTCCGCCAGATAAATCCGAATAAAAATTCAGGTCCATCCTTTTTTGAGGTAGACAACTCCCAGGGAAATTAACAATCACAATGTCCCCGCTAACCTCTGCGTACTAATTGTGGATGCAGGATTGAAAGACGTATACATGAGAGTCAAGCTGATTCCTCCAACATCGAGCAGCACTGTGGAGGATCGCGTAATCGAACATGTGGACGCCCCAAGAATAAACCAGTCCACAGGGCTGGCAAGCTACCAATGAACGTGGCTCTCTTATGGCGGTTTAGCTTTAGCCGAATTTGACGCAAGGTTGCGGTGCTGTTGCTGCTACTACTCACTCAGCAGCCGTTTGTCTGGAGCTCCCACCAGCAGGCAAATATCCGTGGCCCGGTTAAAGCTACTTGACGCGACAGGAAACCCTGCGTGACCGTTGCATCCGACCCAAATCCCCAGTCTGGCCCGGCTCAGGCTGCTCAATGGAACCGGAGACACTGATGCTAAAACAGCACTGGCTGTTGTGTCAAACTACCCCAAACCGGATATGCAGCAATGGTTGTTTCAAGATAAAATCCCACGAACATGTCATTTTCCGTGGAATAACGCTATCCGACAGTTTATTTCCATCACAACACTGCAATAATTTACTCCACATTTACAGCATTTTAATTACCTTTAGAATGTCGGACTGAAATCCACGTTGCATTGACATGGGGTTTTACTTTGAAAGACAACACCGGACAAGCATTTCCCAACATTTAACAAATAGAAGTTAGCCTCGTTTCATTTAGTGTTTGTTTAAAATACTGACACGTCTCACACAGTAGTTGTATGTCCATATGCCAACAATAAACTAACCATAATTTAATAAATGAAATACGCTCGTATTCAGCGCCTCCCTGATGTGGTGACAACCAATGCTTTTTAACTGGCTGATCGTCAGCAATGACGACAAACTTGgttatttttttcatgtcaaaTGGTGACATGGTCATCTTACCTCCATGATGGCggtcttattgttttttttccgtcTTTGGTTCCACTTTGCCGGAGTGAACTTCGACAACACTCGGTATCCTCAACTATCACAACATGGCACCGGCTAGCAGATTGGAATTACTCCCGGAAGTGACGCCTGTACGTCCCAGACTCCCAGTGTTGCGTTTCCGGCCCTTGATAAAACCGTACTACCGTATGACTATACTGTATTTATCTatgctgaacaaaaatataagcGCAACGCTTTGTTTTGCTTCCATTTTCATGACTTGTAGTCAAAGGTCTAAAGGTTTTACTAtacacacaaaatacctattcctctcaaatattgtttacaaatctgtctaaatctgtgttagtgagcatttcttaaaATAATCCGTTTTACCACACAGGTGCGGCAGATCAAGATGCTGGTTAAACAGCATGATTACCACACAGttgtgcttaaaggcctactgaaacccactactagcgaccacgcagtctgatagtttatacatcaatgatgaaatcttaacattgcaacccatgccaatagggccagtttagtttactaaattgcgattttaaatttcgcgcggaagtatcatgctaaaacgtcgcggtataatgacgcgtgcgtgtgacgtcacgcattgtagaggacattttggtccagcaccgttcacagctataaatcatctcttttcatcgcataattccacagtattatggacacctgtgttgctgaatcttttgcaatttgttcaatgaataatggagacgtcaaagaagaaatatgtaggtgggaagcggtgtactgcagccgcctttagcaacacaaacacagccggtgtttcattgtttacattcctgaaagatgacggtgaagctttactatgggacagagcggtcaagcgaacacggttggattggaccacacacacaaagtacagtgtattatgcagcgatcatttcgaaagatccggtttcgaagagggtcccttgcgaagggcagagatgggcatcgccaccacccgtcgactggtgctgaagaaaggtgcggggccgaccttcaggttgtacaggtacgaccatataatctcactaaagcactagtaacacaataagcagataagggattttccagaattatcctagtaaatgtgtctaataacatctgaatcgctctgccgtctatttttttttctttctattccttcactctcactttcgtcatccacaaatctttcatccttgctcaaattaatggggaaatcgtcgctttctcggcccgaatccctctcgctgctggtggccatgattgtaaacaatggtcagatgtgaggagctccacaacccatgacgtcacatgcacatcgtctgctacttccggtaaaggcaaggcttttttattagcgaccaaaacttaAGACATTTATCGtgaatgttctttactaaatcctttcaggaaaaatatggcattatcgcgaaatgatcaagtatgacacatagaatggacctgctatccccatttaaataagaaaatctcatttcagtaggcctttaaaaggatgCCGTAATAAAAGGCTACTCTGAAATGTGTTTGCGtcacgcagtgcaacacatctcctttgcatagagttgatcaggttgttgattagTGGCCTGAGGAATGTTGGTCAACTCCTCTTCAACTACTGTGCCAAGTTGCTGGAAATTGTCAGGAACTGCTACACAAtacacagcatcccaaacatgctcaatggctGACATATGTCCGATGAGAACGTTGGCCACGCAAGAACTGGGATATTTCCATCTTCCAGGAATTGTGTCCAGGTCCTTTGCAACATGGAGCCGTGTATTGTCATGTTGCAACATGAGGTGATAGTCTTCGATGAAAGCACAtcaatgggcctcaggatctcgtcacggtatctctgtgcattcaaaatgccatcattAAAAAGCACTTGCGTTCCTTGTCCATAATATACACCTGCCCATACCATAAGCCCACCCCCACCATGGGCCAATACATTCACAgcgttgacatcagcaaaccgctctcCCACACGATGCCACACACTGTCTGCCTTCTGCTCTGAAGAGCAAAAATTCATCCGTGAAGAAAACACCTCTCCAACATGTCAGACGCCATCGAATGTAAGCGTTTGCCTGCTCAAGTCAGTTACGACGACAAAACTGCAGTCAGGTTGAGACCCCGATGAGGATGACAAGCATGCCGGTGAGCTTTCCTGAGATTGTTTCTCAGTTTGTGCAGcaattatttggttatgcaaaccaattgttgcagcagctgtccaggTGACTGAtctcagacgatcatggaggtgcacctcttgaatgtggaggtcctgggctggtgtggttacataCGGTCTGTGGTTGTGAggctggttggatgtactgccaaattgtcTGAAACACCTTTGAAGACGGCTCATGGTAGTgaacattcctgcagtcagcatgccaataTTTGAGAGGATTATGTCTTTTATGTatgtagtaaaagttttagatcttttgAGTTTAACTCATTAAAAATGGGATCAAAAACAAATGTGTtgggtttatatttttgttcattgTAGCTTAATATGATTAATAAGTCAAGTCAAGCCCTTACTAATGTTAGGCTGGTATTGATAATTGGACCTTGATCAAAATAGAAACATGTAGATCTAATTGAGTCTTCTTTTATATACCTTGTCCTTGTTGGGGTCATGAGTTGGAGCCAGCGCTGCCAGACATACGATAATCACGTATTTGTCTGGCAATTTCACTCTTCCAATATTGTACGATGATTCCACCCCTTCAATATATGGCTATTAGGAAAGACAAACAGTATATCCTGTGCTGTGCCTAATGATGTGCATTGTCTCGCATGTCTCTTTTCAGGCAAATGGGTGCAAAAGCAAAGGGAAAACATACAAACACCCCAAAGATGTTTGAATGGATATTCAAACTACATCACCAAACTGATGCACTGAGCTAAATAATAGTGTTATTAGTAAGCAAGCACAAAGgtcattttagtttcttcaaattcACTTTATTTCCAAAATTTTCAAGCACAAGTTGTATGCCTCATTTCATATCAATGTCACACAAAAAGTTACACCTTTGAATCTTTATGTACAGCCAATAATCAGACATGAAAAGAAAAATCCCTGCATTGTAACACAAACAATCAGTACACAAGGGGGAAAAAAGCAAAATAGAAGACTTTGCGGTTCACAGCTTATATTTGCAACAAGCTCTCAttcacgcatacacacacaaaggGAACATCAGCAGGTCAACTTTGATGAACACGTGTATCATTTAAACACAAAATACGTGCACGTGGTCCAGTGGTCCTTTCAATCAGGAAGGCCTGAACCCCCTCCCAGGAGCACTAAAATTGCTAACTGTAACATTTAAAGGTATTGCAGTGGGATGCAAGGGAGGCTGTGCGTCACTTTCATGTTTGTCAGACTTTTATGTGTCCCATCAGAACTACTTAGAACATGTTTTGTCAGTTAAAAAATGaggaaaattaaaaacaatgcttaaaaagtaaaaaaatgtgaaCTTGCGACATGACTAACAAATTAACTTACTATTTTGGAAAAAGTGcataaaaatgtgaaaaatacaaattttttttgataacacaaataaaacacaaaaattaaACCCTGAGTACTTCTGATGACATCTTACGACCACCCTCACAAAAACACATGGCCTTTCTTGACGCTGGCAAAATGGAAAGGCGTGTGACAACAGAGAAGCGCGAAGACGAGTGAGTGTCAAGCGGTGCTTTGATTTGAGTATAACAATGCAGCCGATGATCAACCCTCACCTCTGTTTCTGTTGATTGGCAGCTCTTTCAAAAGCGGATTTCCCCGTCAAGAGTAAATGGTGATGACTTCACTTCCCCCACCACGGACCAACAGAACACGCTCCAGACCCTCAGTTAGAACCTCGAGAAACTCCATGTCTGCTCAGTGAGTCAAGGATACACTGCAATTGACCTGAATTGAAGAGGCTGCCGTTAGAGGCAActcatacatttataattcattgatttaaaattacaataaaaagtggaagtaatacatttaaatatgttCAATTTAATATAACTGTGCAGTGAATTTATGTTGATGCAAATGTCTTATATTGATTTAAACTATTTAAATAAGAGGGGAAAATTTTTTTGTGCCATTTGTTAACTTCCGGGAGGTGGGACAAAGTAGGTGGGGCACTAAGAGAGCAACAGAAGATGGGGATGTCTGACTTGTTTAGAGAAGTTGTCACAAGTGTACCCTAAGTTTCTGTAAGGAAGATTTCTACCTTATCACCCAAGAGTCTATGTGGCCAATGAGGTAATTATTTAAGTTGTATTCGAAATGTGTGTTATTTTTTAGAGAATGTAAActgaacaaaaaatataaatgcaatacttttgtttttgctcccatttgtcATGAGTTAAATTTAAAGAccaaaacttttactatatatattagggctgcgaatctttgggtgtcccacgattcgattcaaaattgtttcttggggtcgcgatttgattatatatcaattttttcgattcaacgcgtttctcgattcaaaaactatatttttcagattcaaaacgattctgtattcattcaatacataggatttcagcaggatctaccccagtctgctgatatgctagcagtgtggattttttttttttaaaaagattttataattgtaaatgacaatgttttatcaactgattgcaataatgtaaatttgttttaactattaaacaaaccaaaaatatttgatctttgtgaaaacattggacacagtgtgttgtcaagcttatgagatgcgatgcaagtgtaagccactgtgacacggtttttatttattttttatttttataaatgtctaatgataatgtcaatgagggatgtttaatcactgctatgctgaaattataactaa
This genomic interval carries:
- the tox4b gene encoding TOX high mobility group box family member 4b isoform X2, coding for MDLNFYSDLSGGTGQHDGDPEFLDPQTYNGFDSDNKFPGGSDNYLTISGSGHPFLAPSETFHTPSLGDEEFEIPPISLDPDSALTVSDVVSHFGELSDTSTSDSVVVPRNAVVEGDDPSFASTFVHPPSQGLEHLSLGVINQSGGALLGSSLGMDLGHPIGSQFSSSSPVTIDVPLGDMSQSLLGSNQLTTIDQSELSAQLGLGLGAGNILQRPESPENRLSATASPTSSLQDDDMDDFRRSILVESPITPAYSAGVMSLDPTLADAPLSAPSAGISTAIGRKGGGAGKRGRKKKEEKKDPNEPQKPVSAYALFFSDTQAAIKGQNPNATFGEVSKIVASMWDSLGEEQKQVYKRKNELAKKDYLKALAAYRAGLNSQAPIEVLDSKPSPPRRAAPATAVAARPTRAQHYNPEENTITNICTSNIILDLPQVTTRSRTGAIKPQPPPAAVATPSPPTVTKIIIKQLQLPSGAVSVTAMPASSPRQPPPLQQMQNTPPPPRLQQMLHAQAPPPLQAKPRGGGAAAAMAPPPLQIKVVPAARQLDSCEPIIVTSVTKTSDVAMEVGDLAAMGTKVEVVEAEEGVEVNVAPRPSVTTAAHPNICVRAGCTNPAVESKDWDKEYCSNECVATHCRDVFTAWCAIRGRNFTTVT
- the tox4b gene encoding TOX high mobility group box family member 4b isoform X3, with protein sequence MEFPGGSDNYLTISGSGHPFLAPSETFHTPSLGDEEFEIPPISLDPDSALTVSDVVSHFGELSDTSTSDSVVVPRNAVVEGDDPSFASTFVHPPSQGLEHLSLGVINQSGGALLGSSLGMDLGHPIGSQFSSSSPVTIDVPLGDMSQSLLGSNQLTTIDQSELSAQLGLGLGAGNILQRPESPENRLSATASPTSSLQDDDMDDFRRSILVESPITPAYSAGVMSLDPTLADAPLSAPSAGISTAIGRKGGGAGKRGRKKKEEKKDPNEPQKPVSAYALFFSDTQAAIKGQNPNATFGEVSKIVASMWDSLGEEQKQVYKRKNELAKKDYLKALAAYRAGLNSQAPIEVLDSKPSPPRRAAPATAVAARPTRAQHYNPEENTITNICTSNIILDLPQVTTRSRTGAIKPQPPPAAVATPSPPTVTKIIIKQLQLPSGAVSVTAMPASSPRQPPPLQQMQNTPPPPRLQQMLHAQAPPPLQAKPRGGGAAAAMAPPPLQIKVVPAARQLDSCEPIIVTSVTKTSDVAMEVGDLAAMGTKVEVVEAEEGMQVEVNVAPRPSVTTAAHPNICVRAGCTNPAVESKDWDKEYCSNECVATHCRDVFTAWCAIRGRNFTTVT
- the tox4b gene encoding TOX high mobility group box family member 4b isoform X1, with protein sequence MDLNFYSDLSGGTGQHDGDPEFLDPQTYNGFDSDNKFPGGSDNYLTISGSGHPFLAPSETFHTPSLGDEEFEIPPISLDPDSALTVSDVVSHFGELSDTSTSDSVVVPRNAVVEGDDPSFASTFVHPPSQGLEHLSLGVINQSGGALLGSSLGMDLGHPIGSQFSSSSPVTIDVPLGDMSQSLLGSNQLTTIDQSELSAQLGLGLGAGNILQRPESPENRLSATASPTSSLQDDDMDDFRRSILVESPITPAYSAGVMSLDPTLADAPLSAPSAGISTAIGRKGGGAGKRGRKKKEEKKDPNEPQKPVSAYALFFSDTQAAIKGQNPNATFGEVSKIVASMWDSLGEEQKQVYKRKNELAKKDYLKALAAYRAGLNSQAPIEVLDSKPSPPRRAAPATAVAARPTRAQHYNPEENTITNICTSNIILDLPQVTTRSRTGAIKPQPPPAAVATPSPPTVTKIIIKQLQLPSGAVSVTAMPASSPRQPPPLQQMQNTPPPPRLQQMLHAQAPPPLQAKPRGGGAAAAMAPPPLQIKVVPAARQLDSCEPIIVTSVTKTSDVAMEVGDLAAMGTKVEVVEAEEGMQVEVNVAPRPSVTTAAHPNICVRAGCTNPAVESKDWDKEYCSNECVATHCRDVFTAWCAIRGRNFTTVT